In Deltaproteobacteria bacterium, the sequence GCCGAGGCCACGTATCTCGTGAAGCTGCTCGAGCCTGGCCGTGGCGCCGAGGGTGACGCGCGGCGCGCTCGCTTCGAGCACGAGAGCCGCCTGCTGCGCGCGCTGAACCACCCCTCGATCCCCACCGTGCACGCCGCGGGCGAACAGGACGGGGTCCCGTACATCGTGATGGACCGCGTCGACGGCATCGATCTCGCGAGCCTGTGCGGTCTCGCGGGCGGCGAGAGCACCGGCGCCCCGCTCGACCGCGAGCTCGCCGTCTACGTGCTCGCGCAGATCGTCGACGCGGTGCGCCACCTCCACGAGCTGGAGATCGAAGACGGCGGCGAGATCGTCTCGCTGGCCGCTGTCCACCGCGACCTCTCGCCCCGCAACGTGCTGTGCTCGCGCAGCGGCGACGTGGTGCTGTGGAACTTCGGCGCCGCGCGCAGCCGCTGGCTCGCCCCCGAGCACGACGATCGCTTCGCCGGCGATGTCGCCTACTGGGCGCCCGAGCGCCTCGACGGCGTCGCCGACGCCAAGAGCGACCTCTTCGGCCTGGCGGTCATGCTGTGGGAGCTGCTCCGCGGCCAGCGTTGCCTGGCCGGCGCCGATGCGGCCGCGACCCGCGACGCACTCGCGCGCTTCGACATCTCGCAGCCGGCGCGGCGCGTGCCGGGGCTCTCGCCCAAGCTCGGCGAGGTGCTCCGCAAGAACCTCGATCGCGATCCGGCACGTCGCTACGACGACGCCTATCAGATGCTGCAGCGGCTGGCGCAGGCCCCCGAAGCGCAGGCCGCCGAGCGCGCGCGCGAGGCCCTCGCGGCCCGCGTGATCGCGAAGGCCGGCCCCGCGGCGTCGTGAGTGCGAGCGGGCCCAGCGACGACACCGGCGAGTTCGCCGTGCGAGACCTGCTCGCACCGCTCTCGCGGCACCGCGCCACGGTGCTCAAGCTCGCGCTGCTGCTCGTCGGCACCTACGCGTACTTCGTGCCGGCACCGGCGTGGAACCAGAACTCGCGC encodes:
- a CDS encoding serine/threonine protein kinase, with the translated sequence MQLQHLGRYRLVAPLGVEQRGNQVFLAYHEDEPATAEATYLVKLLEPGRGAEGDARRARFEHESRLLRALNHPSIPTVHAAGEQDGVPYIVMDRVDGIDLASLCGLAGGESTGAPLDRELAVYVLAQIVDAVRHLHELEIEDGGEIVSLAAVHRDLSPRNVLCSRSGDVVLWNFGAARSRWLAPEHDDRFAGDVAYWAPERLDGVADAKSDLFGLAVMLWELLRGQRCLAGADAAATRDALARFDISQPARRVPGLSPKLGEVLRKNLDRDPARRYDDAYQMLQRLAQAPEAQAAERAREALAARVIAKAGPAAS